A window of Oryza glaberrima chromosome 2, OglaRS2, whole genome shotgun sequence genomic DNA:
TAGTTTAATTaggctctttttttttgaactcaaaattaattattacaaatataaGGCTGTACTATATTTGCACTACCAACTTATTACATTAccattttatcctaaaataaaaaaaaaccaaatattaATTTTCTTTAGTGGGAGATATAGTTTTTCATTCCACACACCCCTCTCGTTCCTTACCTGCCATCTTAAACTACGTATATATATAGCCGGCAGGGCAGGTCCCTAATTAAGGAGTAGTACAAACTTAGTCATTGTTAATCTCGACGGAGCACAAGATCCTTCCTGTAGCATAGAGTAGCAACGCACGCGCGTACAGCCAaaaccggccggccgccgggtCGCCGTCCACACGTCctcgcgtcgccggccggccggttgcTGGTCGGGTGGCTGTCGATCGATGCATCGATCTAGCCGTAAACTGCCCAATGCGTCGCATGTACTCCccctcagtcaaaaaaaaaaaaaaacaaacacgtgtttcgtgtccaactttgactgtccgtcttatttaaattttttttataatttgtgtttttgttgttgttagataataaaacatgattaatattttatgcgtgacttgtatttctaattttttttataattttttaaataagacgaatggttaaaagTTGGGCACGAAAATCAGGTTTGTCTTTTtctggacggaggaagtagatgcACGCGTCGCATCATATCCGCCGCGGTAGCGTGCGATGCCTCCAACCTGCACTCGTCCCGTACGTCTCGATCTGCATTTACCTGATTCTTCGGATGATTCTCTACAGTAGTTCAGAACAATTCTTGTAACGATGAGGAATATGGTAAGAGCCTGAGGTGAGACTGGAGTCGGAGGGGTTAGGAGTAAAGACGAAAAGAAGATTGAGCAGGAAGTGATTGATCAGACAAACAGTACTATGATTGATAGCGAATCAGACGGTGCGCAAACGCAGAAACTTTCTATACTATATATTGGTTGTGTTGTCTCTATTTGTTTACGTGGCTACAACGAGATATGGAGGAAGAGACGtcctttaaatatttttaaaaagaaattataaattTGTTAGAGATTAAAAACGATACATCGGGGTTGAAACCATACGTTCTTTATTATTGTGCTATCAAGtacatctttttattttttagctgtTGCTTGTAATTTCATCTGGTTTTGCACTGTCATGTATCAATCTAATTGGGCAtacaatctattatatattaagaGTCCATCAAACATTTTCAGGAATGCTTTTAAATCATCACATTAtgctaataaattagagaaaatcttgagaattttaagaaaaaaaaattcaaccgtTAATTTTCACTTAGGGCTCATTCGAAAGGTAGATTGGAAAAAAGTAGGaacaaaaaatacatataaatgGGATAAGATTGCTTGTGTAAAATAGATGATTGAAAATCATAAAAAAGTGATGTTCGGAACAAAGGAATTGCTAATAAGCATAAAAATCTTTCTAAGCAATCACATTAGTTGCTTGCATTGTTCTCAAATTATAAATCGTTAGAttagattgatcctaagaataGAACGCCCAACTAAACCCAGCTACAGATCGGTTGGCTGTGCACGGCTGCGATGGAGGCCTGGAGAAGGCGCCCGATCGAGGCACGAAAGAGAGACTCCGGTATACTAGCAGcaggtactctctccgtttcataatataagagattttggatagatgtgacacatcttagtacaatgaatctaaacatacgGTACgtccaaatttattgtattagtaTGTGTGACATCCATCTAAAATactttatattatattatgggatggggAATAGTAGCTAGCTGTACGTTGCCTATATGCAAATCCAAAGACTCGTCCTTCCAGTGAAACATGCCACTCTATACATCAACTGCCCTACAGCTTTGCAAAGTGCATGCAAACAGTGTCCTACAGCTTAATTTGCGAAGCGTAAGAACAGTCAGCGACGATCATCTGGCCTGCCATACAAAGCTCGATCACCCGTAAACCACGGCCTAATATAACCACATCCTGGTAAAACAACCACACAAACACAATGATCGATGAACAATGCGGGCACATGATCTCACCTAACAACTACTGAGCTTAAAAACGAATAAATTGATGAGGAATAGATATCTAAGACTCATGTTGACtacggtttttttttaaaaaaacattatagATCACATATATCATACAAAATGAGGTCTAGAATATGTATATCTCCTCCATCTTTACTGATTGGTATGAAAGTATACGACAAACCGCGTCAATGTAAACCAATTTGAAGGAAACTAGTTTGAttatacaaataaaatatatttattagcAACAGTAGTAAATCCGTATATGTGGATTAATAAGGACGGTGAAGACGTACATGGGAAAAAATTGTATGGCACCCCATGCCACAAAGCATGCATGGCACCTCTATCAAGATCTTGTCACCTGGTGTGCACAAATCTTGAAGCACTGATCTACCTTCAAAACCGTACTAGGGCAAAAACTAATTAACAGGCTATCACTAATCTCGCGCGCGCGGAAGGATGGCGGCGGTGATGCGCGTGACGGCGATGCACGTGCAGgaaacggacggcggcggcggcgacacgatGACGTGCGTGCAAGAaagggcggccgccgccggcagcggcgacgcggacgCACGCAGCAACACGACGGAAATCGACGGAGCTAGCGCTGCCCAGATTGATCGGGCAGCAGAGGTGTGCGGGCTGATCGGTCATAACTCGAAGTCAAACTTCGCTGACGATGCCATGAAAGACCCAAGCCATGCACATCATCGGTTCAGTTCAGATGATGAGAATCTTGAAGATTGCATGAGTGATTCAGACCTGGTTTAGTtcttaactttttcttcaaacttataactttttcatcacatcaaaatttttctacacacataaacttctaacttttctatcacatcgttccaatttcaatcaaacttttaattttagcgtgaactaagcACACCCTCAGTGTGTGAGTAATTTTGATTGATGTACTTTGTTGTGCTCAGTATATAGATACGGAATGCATACAAATTTGTGTGCACTGTATGTACGTCAATCGATTGAGTCAACGTTGCCGCCGTGTTTCAATTTGTGTGCACTTTGCTGTTGCCGCCGTCGGCCGTGCTGCTGTGCAATGCCGTGTTGGTGCGTGCGTGCTAATACGTTACGTCGATCTGCAGCCGTCCATTTCCTGTGATGTGTTCGTATCCACCTGCGTGCGTGGGTTGCGTCTCGTGACCGCTGGCATCCTTCTGTGCACGCGACCGCTGCCGGCATCCTTCCGTACGTGCACGCGACCGCCGGAATCCTTCCGCGCACGAGATTAGCGATAGCCAGTTAATTAGTTTCATGCGGTTTTGAAGGTAGAAGTGCTCCAAGATTTGCGCATGCCAGTGACAGAATCTCAATAGGGGTGCCATGTATGCTTTGTGGCATGGGGTGCCATACAATTTTTTTCCGACGTACATATCCTACTAGTCTATCTTCTTTTTATATGATGACACAGATTTTAGATAATTAATTGTTTCTTGAAATTTACTAAATAATATACTGCATAGAGCTAACAAATAGATTGAGGAAAAGAAATATCTAAACAATTTGATAAAGAAAGTTTTTAAAGAAGTCATCCTTTTAAAGCATAGCGCAAACAATTCCATTGATAGTATTACCTTTATAAGTTTCTTTAGGTACATGGCCTATGTTGTATGCCCGCGTATTTGTAGGGACTACCTTTCTAGTTTACTCTAAAAATTTTGAACGGTATTTTGAAAGTAGAGATAAACTCCGAATCTCCGATGAAAACAAATGTAAACCACGTGAAAGTTGACATGTCAAGCTgggaacatatcctatacacacaagcTTCTCGTGcacaatttaataatattattgACAATATGTgtttaatttttctagaattttctgtgaAATTTACCAGTTGATGTGCACGAGAAGCTTGTGTGCATACGATATGTTCCCGTCAAGCTGGTCAGTCATTTATGATTCTGAGACCCGGTTTGAACCAAACGAAGTCCTTGTACTGAAGCAATTGACTTACAAGTTGTTACATCTATTTCTACCCATCGTATTGTTTCGTTTGTTGTGAAAGGTAATTTACTCATTAAAGAAACTGATATAATCATAACGACTAGTTCAGTAGTTCGCTTTGGATTTAAGCTTCTGAAGTGCTCGACAGCTTACCAACCTCGACGCCATGGCCATGGTGAAACCTGCACTCGCCGACGATTATCGGGTGAAAGAAATCTCTGAGCTTGAAAGAAGAGATGCGGTTCGGTTGGGTCGGTGATTCTTCACCGACCCCAAGAGGCATTTGGGCCGTATATGCCACAGCAATTGGGCCGTCGCCCACCGGCCCACCCCAACCATCAAAACAGTACTCGGAGACCGAACCGCAGCACCAACATATAACACACCAATaaatgggattttttttccatccttCGAAGTACAGTAACATATAATGCGGTAGTGGTAAAAGGTAAAGAACAATAGCGATTGCAGAATTGGATGAACAGATTAGTTCATGAAAGGTGGAAGCGGAACGACCTTGGATCGAGTTGGGACAGGATAATTAACTGACAGCGAATCTGCAGTTGGACAGTAAACAAATCTTCAGAATGATTTGATTTCTGTCTGTTTCTACCAAAGAGTTTCTGATGAATGAGTAGTCAATTAACTTAACTACTTTTAATTAATCATCATCTGAAGCCATGAGGGTAGCTAGCTCAGGTTCTTTACTGGACAATTATGTAATGTATTGCTCTCTCGCCTTCTTGATTAATGATCAATCAGTTCATCTCCTCTCTTGAAATCGGCCTGTGCTCTCCTGATGCTCCATGCCATTGTTGAAGGCGAACATGCaggccctgccgccgccgctcccgaagCTCTCCATCGCCGACTAACGGTCGATCTGCAGGCACGCCGGCGAGTCAGGTTTCAGAGTAGACTGTTCATTTCACTTCCTACAAGTGTTTGTGTTCATCGTGCAGATGCAGAATCACTGATTCATCACTCACCAGAGTTCTCAAGGAGATTCTTTTTCTCATTTGCAAAGGTCATATTCAAAGAAGCCTCCATATGCTGGTGTGTGTACAGTCCTGgtctcaagtctcaacaatGATCTgcacaaataaaaaaaggatGAACAATGTTAGACAATTAACTGTCACTTTTCACATTTCAGATATCTTCCTTCTTTTATCAGTGTTTACTGTCAAAGGTTAGATTGCTACAAATAACACCATTTCACTTTTATCAGTGCAATGGAAATAGGGAGTTCTCAAGCATCAAGAAACCGGCGTGCCATATTAGCTACAGTTTCTGTATAAAAACGCATGAATACTTTGTTGAGGTAAAACGTAAAAGGCGTTTTTAAGTAAGCATGTTTCACAAAATGGTGCACTAAGCACTAGTCTGAGTTTTGAACTGCTATTTGGTGGTGGCTACTTTCTCCTGCTCCGTTAGTATGTTTTCCAAGTGCTACTCCCTTGCTAAATGGTGCGTTACGTACACAAGTTTTACtatatagaagttttttttttgaaaaaaatgaaataattgtactcaattaatcatgtctAATAGTTTGTCTTGTTTTACACGTTGCCAAAAATCCTAGCTGAATATCTGGTTCGAACTCAGCGACTGTTCTCATCTAGGACACTATGGAACAGGTGAATCATAAAACACAAGaataagaaaaactaattagtTTCATATATATGAATGCACCTAAAAAACAGAGAAGTGTAatatatatggaaaaaaatataggagtGATCGTTAAAATCAGTATACACACAGAAGTCAATGATTTTCTAGAATCAAATTGCCGCCAATATTAGAAGCTATAGTAAAATTGCTCATAGTAAAAGAGACGTCTGTTGCCTACGTCAAGACAGAGTGATTAATCCACGTAATGACCTTCTTGTTGCCTTGCATTGACTTACTGCCAGAGAGATTGGAAAAAAATGCCCCCAAGTGTTATCAGATTATTGTATGTTGCGTAACACAAAGAAAACTGAGATGTACTTGATAGTGCAAGGACAAAAGATGTGAGGTTTAAGTGTTATCAGATTATTGTATGTTGCGTAACACAAAGACACTAAAATATACTTGATAGTGCAAGGGACAAAACATGTGAGGTTTTAACCTTGTGATCCATTTTCAAACCTCAACACCCTcacaattttctttaaaaaaaaatactaccgcTAACAAAAATACTAGGTGCTGATTGGAACGCGCGTGCTACCAAATAGCCTATAATTAGTTATATCAACAAAACACCGTAATGGCCTGACATAATTGATAACGACAACGGCGAAGTTCTGAACGTACTCACGGTGAAAATTGGCCAATTTCTGGTTAAATTAATTAGTGCCCGTTGGAGAGCCGTCCAAATCGCGCTGACACTTCCCTTTTGTAATTATCCGCAGTACTATATGACTAGACAAAATCTGCTGCCGATCTATGCTCCTTTAAAGAATGGAATGGCTTGTCACCAGCATCAACTCCCCAAAATTCTGACATGTGAGACTATTGTCCATTCCCTCTTAAAATTAAATGTACGGTAAAAACAGAATTAATTGAAACAAATCAAAATTGTTGATTGTTGGCGAGGAGAAGCAGAGGAGTGGATGGATGGTGCGGATCGATACTCGATCATAAGCTCGTTGCGGTCACAGGCTCGTCTCGGTAGACGTCGCTACGCTACGGCACCGCTAATCTCGACTCCGTGCTATTAAGTTAATCACATCGCTAATCTCAGGAGTTGGGTGGGGCCCCTATAATCAGGGGCACGGTCCGACAAAAACGACATGCCAAGAGCAAAactataagcctactataagcTTATATAAAGGAGagggataaaaaaaagaagggtgttggttctcatgcaagagctagcttaacacaagctctAAGAcaacattaaatgtataagtgagagatagagatagaagaAGAAAATCATAGCTAACCTTATAGCTAACATATTATATGTGTTGACTTTAGTATAGACTAATAGTAGGAAATGGgctatattattatccttgctctagaACAACGAATCTAAATAAGTATTGACTATTTAGATTGTTGTTCTAAGAGGATGTTTGGGAGGGAGGACACCCCCTAAAATTTTATAGGTAGTAATATTTTGGATGAAGTTAGTATTCTGCAGGCACACCTATATACTCCTGTCAAGTCAACACCAAGTAGTCGAAGCTCTCACGAGTtgccatgaaaaaaaagaagataatacTCGAACAACCCTCACCATGTGCCATTCCAGGTGACAGCATGGGGCACATGTTTCGAACATCAGGTATGGCACCTTAAATAATACTacctttatatttttattttaatatatgacgccgttgactttttatttaatgtttgaccattcgtcttatttatcattaaatgttctttaagcacgacataaatattttcatatttgtaaaaaaaatttgaataaaacgaatggtcaaacgttgattaaaaagtcaacggcgtcatacattaaaatacggatggAGTAAAAATATTAGTTCAACAGTTTCCCTTTTGTCTTGCACCGAAAAATGGGGAGTAgatttaacttaaaaaataggtaGTTTCCCTTTTGTCTCGAGAACGGTGGATCGATATCCCATCAATATATCAGAATTGTTTTCTCAAGAAATATATTGCTAAAAAGAAAACTTAATCTGCTCCTACTGAGGCACaactacaagtctacaactTCAAATGGGGGTAATGCATTGTGGATGGCAAGGATTGGTTTATTAATTTACACAAAGttaagttttattttctttagaaaagaACTTAATTGATGTTAGAGCTATAATAGAAATAGACTGTTTTGAATAAATTAACTGTCTTATCTATCTGAATAAATTAAACACCTTGTCTACTCGTCCAATGTTTGTCATAATTTTTTACTtttcctgttgcaacgcacggtcACCTCTGACAGATTAACAATACCAATTTATTCCCAATAAAAtcctaaataaaatatttttaaagcacATAAAAATCAACTAGTAGATATATATTTGTACCATTATAATACCACCAATAATAGAAGGGGTCGTAGATGCACCCCCTACATAAATAGTAGTAAGACGTAGTACTGATTAATTCAAATAATgatattttcttctttgacTATACCAGATATTAGAGCTTCATCAGATGTTGCGTGTGTTTGGGAAACACAACAATATATGAACTTGAAACCTTGATACCGctgacattttttttgtgcTCATTGCAACACGTGTATGCATGGTAAGCACAGCAACATACTAATGCCCCGAGATAGCTGATAACAACTGCAAAGTTGACAATTGAACTCACTGCGAAAATTGGCAATTCAATTTTCTAGCTGAAATAGCGCCTGCGTTGCAGGTTGGAGAGCCGTCCAAATCAATGACCCAGCGTCGCGTCGGTCACTATCGCAGGATAGGATCCTCTCTACACAACACTCCGAATAGATTATTCTATGATTCCGTTAAATTTTAGCATAATATTGACGTGTCTggttattcgtcttattaaaaagaattatataatcatattttattttattatcaattGTTTTATTACTAAAAGAATATTAagcatgaattatatattttttaaagtttttgaaatcaaattttgaataaaataaatggtcaacgTTATACCACAGGTCAATTTCCCAGTCTATTTTAAAAACAAAGATATAGTATTAATTTGAAAAAATGTGTTAAATGCCAATCTTTCCAAATAAGAGGACCGCAAGCAATTAGCAGACATCAAAACCTGACTTTAATTCTTAGATGCATTATCATACTAAAATAACTTTTCTATGTATATTATTATAGTAATTAAACTTCTCTATATATACCATTCCTAGTTGCCCTTAAGGTATTCGACAActaagctactagctagctagctcaatacgccatggccatggcgcaAGATGTCACCGGCTACCTCTGCCTCTTCTTGGCTCTCCTCGTGTTGCTCAAGGTGGTGAGGAAGGCGAGCGGCAATGGCGCGGCCGGACGGCTGAGGCTCCCGCCGGGGCCGTGGCGGCTGCCGGTCATCGGCAACCTCCACCAGGTCGCGATGGGCGGGCCGCTCGTCCACCGCACCATGGCCGACATGGCGCGCCGGCTCGACGCGCCGCTCATGTCGCTCAGGCTCGGCGAgatccccgtcgtcgtcgcgtcgtccgccgacgccgccagggAGGTCACCAAGACGCACGACGTCGCGTTCGCGACGCGGCCGCAGAGCTCCACCATCCGGGTGATGGTGTCCGACGGGGAGGGCCTCGTGTTCACGCCCTACGGCGCGCTGTGGCGGCGGCTCCGCAAGATCGCCATGCTCGAGCTCCTCAGCGCCCGCCGCGTCCAGTCGTTCCGCCGCgtccgggaggaggaggtcggccgcctcgtcgccgccgtcgccgccgcggccgcggcgcggccgGGAGAGGCCGTGAACCTCAGCCAGCTGATCGCGGAGCTCATCTCCGACACGGCGGCGCGCACGATCATCGGCGACAGGTTCGAGAAGCGGCAAGAATTGCTGGAAGGGCTCACCGAGGGGATCAGGATATCATCCGGGTTCAGCCTCGGCGACCTGTTCCCGTCGTCGAGGCTGGCGAACCTCATCGGCGGCACGacgcggcgagcggaggcgaaCCACCGCAAGAACCTGGCGCTGATAGAGTGCGCTCTCAGGCAGCACGAGGAGCGGAGGGCCGCCggagacgaggaagacgacgaggacCTCGTCGATGTGCTTCTCAGGGTTCAGAATGAAGGGGGCGGCGAAGTGCCTCTCACCATGGGCAACGTCAAAGTCGTCATCCGTGTAAGTAGCCTTTTGTTTTGTTGGTAGTAATAATTGGACAAAAGTACAAATCGATCGTCTGTATGCTTGCATGCTATCATGATAGACTGTCTTTTGTCCGTTTCTCTTCCTCTTATCTCCtatagtatatacatataacTTTCTTTCACCAGACTttaaatgatattatttttcagaattATCATTCCAGTTTATGATCCGTCTACATCACTGCATTCATTATATAATTTAATCTCGTAATAAGATCTCACACAGTTAtattttaacaataaattatatatgtccTGAAAATCAACCGTTGTATTATCACTTGTAGAAAATTCTTTCGTCACTTGGTTAATTGTGACTCTCTTTGTGGAGTGTTTTAGAAAGATACAACATTTACAAAATATTGACTGCAACTATAACAACCATTGCACGAAACATTAAGTCCTAACGAGTAAAACACATAAAAATTTCATATGAAGCATTTTTATACCCGACATAAACAATCAAGTTGTAATATAAGAAATGATAATTACTAACATATCCAAAAGCATAAGTCTAACATTTACAAATTACCTAGTGAAACATGAGAAAATAGTTATTGAAATATTCAAATAGAATAAGTGCAACATTATAAAAGTTCCATTGTAAAAAAACCatcgaaatataatcatatgagatcttattataaagatttgattatgACAAATTCAATGGTGTAATTAGATCATGcattggataaataatttaagagaaaaatttatttaaattttaaaaattcaagtAGACACGTGTCTTTCATCAATCTTTCAGAAATACTTCTGCTACATCTAATAGCTGCCTTTGTCATGGGCCCCTCACATCCACCTAAACTGTTACCAACATTTGATAATCTAGGAGAGGCAGAAAGCGTTCGATTTTTCCCTCAGGCTTGGGTGCCCGAGGGGAAGCATTCtccataataattatatatctCCATTGATTTCAATTGGATGtattaagtttatttataatctccaattctaaattttaaCTGGCAGAGAATTATTTGGAGAAGTGGGTGATATTAAATTATTTGGACCATTCTTAGCTAGACATTATGCAATATATTGGAGGGctataaaaatattagttttgCATTGGGGCTCTAAGATCTAACATGTTATGAAATCTCTTTAGGATATAAATCTATcgacatatttattttatatcctAAATTAATTTACTAATTAAGTATTGGTGAAAATAATAAACACCTTGTAAAATAAATGGAGTGAGTAcatgaaaacaaaacatatgCATATTTGACTTTGAGGCCTATGGTTTTGTATGCGACTTTAGGTAAATTGTGTTTCTTTTGACATGAATTCTGTAGGAGATGTTTGGTGCCGGAAGTGAGACATCAGCGAATACGCTCCAATGGTTGATGTCCGAGCTCATACTAAATCCAAGAGTGATGTCGAAGGCACAAGTTGAATTAAGTGACACCCTTCGAGGTAAACAAACTGTGACAGAAGATGACTTGGCTGGATTGAAATACTTGAAGCTTATTATCAAGGAGAACTTGCGGTTGCATCCAGTGGTGCCACTGCTTCTCCCGAGAGAATGCCAGAAGACAT
This region includes:
- the LOC127761554 gene encoding zealexin A1 synthase-like, whose translation is MAMAQDVTGYLCLFLALLVLLKVVRKASGNGAAGRLRLPPGPWRLPVIGNLHQVAMGGPLVHRTMADMARRLDAPLMSLRLGEIPVVVASSADAAREVTKTHDVAFATRPQSSTIRVMVSDGEGLVFTPYGALWRRLRKIAMLELLSARRVQSFRRVREEEVGRLVAAVAAAAAARPGEAVNLSQLIAELISDTAARTIIGDRFEKRQELLEGLTEGIRISSGFSLGDLFPSSRLANLIGGTTRRAEANHRKNLALIECALRQHEERRAAGDEEDDEDLVDVLLRVQNEGGGEVPLTMGNVKVVIREMFGAGSETSANTLQWLMSELILNPRVMSKAQVELSDTLRGKQTVTEDDLAGLKYLKLIIKENLRLHPVVPLLLPRECQKTCKVMMYDVPVGTTVLVNVWSINRDPKYWEDPETFKPERFEDGHIDFKGTDFEFIPFGAGRRMCPGITFAEAIMELALASLLYHFDWKLLGNGISSTKLDMTEELGATVRRKNDLYLVPTIRVPLPADS